A stretch of Shinella zoogloeoides DNA encodes these proteins:
- a CDS encoding bifunctional allantoicase/(S)-ureidoglycine aminohydrolase — MQRSYYSSLGGHPPQTDLLTGRAVFTEAYAVLPKGTMQDIVTSFLPFWENTRCWVIARPLSGFAETFSQYVMEVTPGGGSDRPEQDPEAEGVLFVVDGEVELTLPTGKHTLSPGGYAFLPPSLKWSLRNRSGAHTRFHWIRKAYEAVDGLDHPEPLILNEKDITPSVMPDTDGGWATTRFVDPNDLRHDMHVTIVTLMPGAVIPFAETHVMEHGLYVLQGKAVYRLNQDWVEVEAGDFMWLRAFCPQACYAGGPGPFRYLLYKDVNRHMALRPFGARR, encoded by the coding sequence ATGCAAAGAAGCTACTACTCCTCCCTCGGCGGCCACCCGCCGCAGACCGACCTGCTGACCGGCCGCGCCGTTTTCACGGAGGCCTATGCGGTGCTGCCCAAGGGCACGATGCAGGACATCGTCACCAGCTTCCTGCCGTTCTGGGAAAACACGCGCTGCTGGGTCATCGCCCGCCCGCTCTCGGGCTTTGCCGAGACCTTCTCGCAGTATGTCATGGAAGTCACTCCCGGCGGCGGCAGCGACCGGCCGGAGCAGGACCCGGAGGCCGAAGGCGTGCTCTTCGTCGTCGACGGCGAGGTGGAGCTGACGCTGCCGACCGGCAAGCACACGCTTTCGCCGGGCGGCTACGCCTTCCTGCCGCCGAGCCTGAAGTGGTCGCTGCGCAACCGCTCTGGCGCCCATACCCGCTTCCACTGGATCCGCAAGGCCTATGAGGCCGTGGACGGTCTCGATCATCCCGAGCCGCTGATCCTCAACGAGAAGGACATCACCCCTTCCGTCATGCCCGATACGGACGGCGGCTGGGCGACGACCCGCTTCGTCGACCCGAACGACCTTCGCCACGACATGCACGTGACCATCGTCACGCTGATGCCCGGCGCCGTCATTCCCTTCGCCGAGACCCACGTCATGGAACACGGCCTCTACGTGTTGCAGGGCAAGGCCGTCTACCGCCTCAACCAGGACTGGGTGGAAGTGGAAGCCGGGGACTTCATGTGGCTGCGCGCCTTCTGCCCGCAGGCCTGCTATGCCGGCGGCCCCGGCCCGTTCCGCTACCTGCTCTACAAGGACGTCAACCGCCACATGGCGCTGAGACCCTTCGGCGCGCGCCGCTGA
- a CDS encoding cation diffusion facilitator family transporter, whose product MKTEQGLLRVSIAVTILLAGVGILFGILSGSFAIIFDGIYAMTDASMTVLALVVSNLIASSATDEKNPLVKHFTMGFWHLEPMVLGLNGILLTGAAIYALINAVSSIMNGGRLFDFGAAITYSVVTLVITISMAVVSARANRTIQSEFVALDVKSWIMSSGLTGALLVAFLGGALIQGTEHEWLSPYIDPVALALVCLVIIPIPAGTIRRALTDILLVTPADLKSHVDAVAEAVVQRHGFLSYRAYVARVGRGRQIELYFIVPGNFPARKLQDWDAIRDEVGLAIGNEGPDRWLTIAFTTDPEWAD is encoded by the coding sequence ATGAAAACGGAACAGGGACTGCTGCGTGTCTCGATTGCCGTTACCATCCTCCTGGCCGGTGTCGGCATCCTGTTCGGCATCCTCTCCGGTTCCTTCGCCATCATCTTCGACGGTATCTACGCGATGACGGACGCCTCGATGACCGTGCTGGCGCTCGTGGTCTCCAACCTTATCGCCTCCTCGGCGACCGACGAGAAGAACCCGCTCGTCAAGCATTTCACCATGGGCTTCTGGCACCTGGAGCCGATGGTGCTGGGCCTCAACGGTATCCTGCTTACCGGTGCGGCGATCTACGCGCTGATCAATGCCGTCAGCAGCATCATGAACGGCGGCCGGCTGTTCGATTTCGGCGCGGCGATCACCTATTCCGTCGTGACGCTGGTGATCACGATCAGCATGGCCGTCGTCAGCGCACGGGCGAACCGCACCATCCAGTCGGAATTCGTCGCGCTCGACGTCAAGTCCTGGATCATGTCGTCCGGTCTTACCGGCGCGCTGCTCGTCGCCTTCCTGGGCGGCGCCCTGATCCAGGGCACCGAGCATGAATGGCTGTCGCCCTATATCGACCCGGTCGCGCTGGCGCTCGTCTGCCTCGTCATCATCCCCATCCCGGCCGGCACGATCCGTCGGGCGCTCACCGATATCCTGCTCGTCACCCCCGCGGACCTGAAGAGCCATGTCGATGCCGTGGCGGAAGCCGTCGTCCAGCGGCACGGCTTTCTCTCCTACCGGGCCTATGTCGCCCGTGTCGGTCGCGGCCGGCAGATCGAGCTTTACTTCATCGTTCCGGGGAACTTCCCCGCGCGCAAGCTGCAGGACTGGGATGCCATCCGCGACGAGGTTGGCCTGGCCATCGGCAACGAGGGGCCGGACCGCTGGCTGACCATCGCCTTCACCACCGATCCCGAATGGGCGGATTGA
- a CDS encoding ankyrin repeat domain-containing protein, with the protein MTQLHKAAAAGDTAAIRTLLAEGADIEARDARGATALLVATHANKVEAARALIEAGANVNAKDDIQDSPYLYAGARGHLDILKLTLAHGADLASINRYGGTSLIPASERGLVETVDTLIKAGVAVDHVNRLGWTALLEAIILGDGGKRHQEIVGLLIAAGANVNLADNEGVTPLRHARDRGFDEIAALLEKAGAK; encoded by the coding sequence ATGACCCAGTTGCACAAGGCCGCAGCCGCCGGCGACACCGCCGCCATCCGGACCCTGCTCGCCGAGGGCGCGGATATCGAGGCGCGGGACGCCCGCGGGGCGACCGCGCTGCTCGTCGCCACCCACGCCAACAAGGTGGAAGCGGCCCGCGCGCTGATCGAGGCGGGCGCGAACGTCAACGCCAAGGACGACATCCAGGACAGTCCCTATCTCTATGCCGGCGCACGCGGCCATCTCGATATCCTCAAGCTCACGCTCGCCCATGGCGCGGACCTTGCGAGCATCAACCGCTACGGCGGCACCTCGCTGATCCCGGCCTCCGAGCGCGGCCTCGTCGAGACGGTGGACACGCTGATCAAGGCGGGCGTCGCCGTCGACCACGTCAACCGGCTCGGCTGGACGGCGCTTCTGGAGGCGATCATCCTCGGCGACGGGGGCAAGCGCCACCAGGAGATCGTCGGCCTTCTGATCGCGGCCGGCGCCAATGTGAACCTTGCCGACAACGAAGGCGTGACGCCGCTTCGGCATGCCCGCGACCGCGGCTTCGACGAGATCGCCGCCCTGCTCGAAAAAGCAGGGGCGAAATGA
- a CDS encoding cyanate transporter, whose translation MMTDMRPGRDWAMLALVVLVGLNLRPFLAAPAPILTEIVADTGLGYGGIAMLTLLPMFLMGVGAFVAPGLQVRLGTRRGLLAALAVLLAGSALRLFAHDGLTLIATAALCGIGVAFIQAAFPGIIKARFPTSVPVVTGLYSGVMMAGGAFGARLMPVLVHAGFSWRAALAWLALPVALALAAAWRILSDVEAKKPDGTLTRRLLRRPRTWALMAAFGLVNAGYSSMIAWLAPYYQAQGWTSADGSGLVAVMAACQAAAALGLPFLARGNIDRRRWLWLTIAFQIVGFFGLARAPELAPAVWAGLCGAGLGGSFALAIVTALDHLPRPEQAGALAALMQGGGFLIAAIGPYAMALLHDWTGGFAAGWYLHLGCVLVTALLYLRFDPRSYPVAMPATG comes from the coding sequence ATGATGACGGATATGCGCCCCGGCCGCGATTGGGCAATGCTCGCACTGGTCGTTCTGGTCGGCCTCAATCTCCGGCCCTTCCTAGCCGCGCCGGCGCCCATTCTTACTGAGATTGTCGCCGATACCGGCCTCGGTTACGGCGGGATCGCCATGCTGACGCTGCTGCCGATGTTTCTGATGGGAGTCGGCGCCTTCGTGGCGCCCGGCCTACAGGTGCGGCTCGGCACGCGGCGCGGCCTGCTGGCCGCGCTCGCCGTTTTGCTCGCCGGCTCGGCACTGCGTCTCTTCGCCCATGACGGGCTGACGCTGATCGCGACGGCGGCGCTCTGCGGCATCGGCGTCGCCTTCATCCAGGCGGCCTTTCCGGGCATCATCAAGGCGCGTTTCCCGACAAGCGTGCCGGTCGTCACGGGGCTTTACTCTGGCGTCATGATGGCCGGCGGGGCCTTCGGCGCTCGCCTGATGCCGGTGCTTGTGCATGCGGGCTTCAGCTGGCGCGCGGCGCTCGCCTGGCTGGCCCTGCCGGTGGCACTGGCGCTGGCAGCCGCCTGGCGTATCCTTTCCGATGTCGAGGCTAAGAAGCCGGACGGCACGCTGACCCGCCGGCTGCTGCGGCGTCCGCGCACGTGGGCGCTGATGGCGGCCTTCGGTCTGGTCAATGCCGGTTACAGTTCCATGATCGCCTGGCTCGCTCCCTATTACCAGGCGCAGGGCTGGACGAGCGCCGACGGCAGCGGCCTCGTCGCGGTCATGGCGGCCTGTCAGGCCGCCGCGGCGCTGGGCCTGCCGTTCCTCGCCCGCGGCAATATCGACCGTCGCCGCTGGCTCTGGCTGACCATCGCCTTCCAGATCGTCGGCTTCTTCGGTCTCGCGCGCGCTCCCGAGCTGGCGCCGGCTGTCTGGGCCGGCCTCTGTGGCGCAGGCCTCGGCGGCAGCTTCGCGCTTGCCATCGTCACCGCGCTCGACCACCTGCCGCGGCCCGAACAGGCCGGCGCGCTCGCCGCGCTGATGCAGGGTGGCGGGTTCCTCATCGCGGCTATCGGCCCCTATGCGATGGCGCTGCTGCACGACTGGACGGGCGGCTTTGCCGCCGGCTGGTATCTGCATCTCGGCTGCGTGCTGGTGACCGCGCTGCTCTACCTGCGCTTCGACCCGCGCTCCTATCCGGTGGCGATGCCGGCAACCGGCTGA
- a CDS encoding pseudoazurin, with protein sequence MAKSIVGAAAVILALALPAAAADFEVHMLNKGAEGAMVFEPAFVKVAPGDTVTFIPTDKGHNVETIKDMIPEGAEAFKSKMNETYKVTFDKAGAYGVKCTPHVGMGMVGVVVVGDAPANLDAVKTGKLPKKARERMDAAIAAAGL encoded by the coding sequence ATGGCAAAGAGCATCGTCGGCGCGGCAGCAGTCATTCTGGCCCTCGCGCTTCCGGCAGCGGCGGCGGATTTTGAAGTGCATATGCTGAACAAGGGCGCCGAAGGCGCCATGGTGTTCGAGCCGGCCTTCGTGAAGGTTGCCCCCGGCGATACCGTAACCTTCATCCCCACCGACAAGGGCCACAATGTCGAGACGATCAAGGACATGATCCCCGAGGGTGCGGAAGCCTTCAAGAGCAAGATGAACGAGACCTACAAGGTCACCTTCGACAAGGCCGGCGCCTATGGCGTGAAGTGCACGCCGCATGTCGGCATGGGCATGGTGGGCGTCGTCGTGGTCGGCGATGCACCGGCCAACCTCGATGCCGTCAAGACCGGCAAGCTGCCGAAGAAGGCACGCGAGCGCATGGACGCCGCCATCGCGGCAGCCGGTCTCTGA